A part of Variovorax sp. HW608 genomic DNA contains:
- a CDS encoding KUP/HAK/KT family potassium transporter, which produces MYVIDIAVVLHDWATRLRRVAVRSTLHISASLDFLQSFDLERISRKAGTAVIVCPLGYIDAYAFAGFLSLCRGLPERVLLVRPHVEDVPHVAVAEEAVVITPLAPGVLVVDLCYGFKDDTDVPRALSRIRGLALDPATSRYYVIDDRVLPKGALRGWPRWRRWLFAALSAACEPAAEYFHLPAERTMEIATGAPMAGSASLAKTS; this is translated from the coding sequence ATGTACGTGATCGACATCGCCGTTGTCCTTCACGATTGGGCGACCCGCCTTCGACGTGTGGCGGTCAGATCGACCCTGCACATCTCCGCTTCCCTCGACTTCCTGCAATCCTTTGATCTCGAACGCATCAGCCGCAAGGCGGGCACGGCGGTGATCGTCTGCCCGCTCGGATACATCGACGCCTACGCGTTCGCTGGTTTTCTTTCTCTTTGCCGAGGACTGCCAGAGCGAGTTCTGCTGGTCCGGCCGCATGTTGAAGACGTGCCGCATGTCGCAGTCGCAGAAGAAGCGGTGGTGATCACCCCGCTGGCGCCTGGCGTGCTGGTTGTGGATCTTTGCTACGGCTTCAAGGACGACACGGATGTGCCGCGTGCGCTCAGTCGGATCCGTGGCCTCGCGCTGGACCCCGCGACCAGTCGCTACTACGTGATCGACGATCGCGTCCTACCCAAGGGCGCCCTGCGTGGCTGGCCACGGTGGCGCCGTTGGCTCTTCGCGGCGCTGTCGGCGGCGTGCGAGCCTGCGGCCGAGTACTTCCATCTGCCAGCCGAACGCACGATGGAGATCGCGACGGGCGCCCCCATGGCCGGCAGCGCGTCGCTCGCAAAGACGTCATAG
- a CDS encoding methionine adenosyltransferase produces the protein MPSPEDAALSVTTAPMQWSTRTEMCEHKGIGHPDSLCDGAVEAAARAACRAYLETYGAIQHFNLDKALLIGGISQARFGGGELVRPMRLIISGPVTELPSVPIQTVVEQAVRGYLVETLGNIGNAIGIEVILRPSAPNLRRVTSPSPLPLPLANDTSFGVGYAPLSPLENAVLRAAKTLRSSEFRKSFEAAGLDYKIMGSRLDARLRLTIALAFVDRYVQGVEDYFTLKRRIVDYLAEHLPGCEIEVNTLDDPTAHHENEIYLTVTGLSAEHGDDGEVGRGNRTNGLITPYRPMSLEAAAGKNPAAHVGKLYNVLAHRLAGRIHADVDGIDAVTVRLLSAIGRRIDQPQLAAIDVVAEGGLSLTRQHQIVEMTKQQLTAIPDLVNELVSGTLSVF, from the coding sequence ATGCCAAGTCCCGAAGATGCTGCACTTTCTGTCACGACAGCTCCGATGCAGTGGTCCACTCGGACTGAAATGTGCGAGCACAAGGGCATCGGCCACCCGGATAGTCTTTGTGATGGCGCGGTCGAGGCTGCCGCTCGCGCGGCATGCCGCGCCTATCTTGAGACCTATGGCGCCATTCAGCATTTCAATCTGGACAAGGCGCTACTGATCGGCGGGATCAGCCAAGCGAGATTCGGTGGTGGCGAATTGGTGCGCCCCATGCGGCTGATCATTTCTGGACCTGTGACCGAGCTGCCGTCGGTACCGATTCAGACGGTCGTCGAGCAAGCGGTTCGCGGTTACCTTGTCGAGACCTTGGGCAACATCGGCAATGCGATTGGCATAGAGGTGATCCTACGGCCCTCGGCCCCGAACCTTCGCCGCGTCACATCGCCCTCCCCGCTCCCGCTCCCGCTCGCCAATGACACGTCCTTCGGGGTCGGTTACGCCCCGCTCTCTCCACTCGAAAACGCGGTGCTCCGCGCCGCAAAGACCTTGCGCTCCAGCGAATTCCGCAAATCCTTCGAGGCCGCCGGACTGGACTACAAGATCATGGGCAGCCGCCTCGATGCGCGTCTGCGATTGACGATTGCGCTTGCGTTCGTCGACCGATACGTGCAAGGCGTCGAGGACTATTTCACGCTAAAGCGGCGGATTGTCGACTACCTTGCCGAACACCTGCCCGGGTGCGAAATCGAGGTCAATACGCTCGACGACCCGACTGCGCACCACGAAAACGAAATCTATCTGACCGTTACCGGGTTGAGCGCGGAGCACGGCGACGACGGTGAGGTTGGCCGGGGAAACCGCACCAATGGCCTGATCACCCCTTACCGGCCTATGTCGCTGGAGGCGGCCGCAGGGAAGAATCCGGCAGCGCATGTCGGCAAGCTCTACAACGTACTCGCGCATCGGCTGGCGGGTCGCATCCATGCCGATGTCGATGGCATCGACGCCGTCACGGTCCGGCTACTCTCGGCAATCGGCCGGCGCATCGACCAGCCTCAACTGGCGGCCATCGACGTCGTCGCTGAGGGGGGCCTCTCGCTCACGCGCCAGCACCAAATCGTTGAAATGACCAAACAACAGTTGACCGCGATTCCTGACCTGGTCAACGAGCTGGTAAGTGGAACATTGAGCGTGTTCTAG
- a CDS encoding ribose-phosphate pyrophosphokinase-like domain-containing protein yields MTPLLLALQGNDPMAGRLTAALSAEAGAAIVRRFPDGESYVRVESAVQGRQVAVVRTLDRPDDKLVSLLLLAAAARESGAASVGLIAPYLAYKRQDVRFRPGETVSARHLAAWLSSGID; encoded by the coding sequence ATGACACCGCTCCTGTTGGCGCTGCAGGGCAATGATCCGATGGCCGGGAGACTAACCGCGGCCCTGAGTGCCGAGGCCGGCGCGGCGATCGTGCGGCGGTTTCCCGACGGCGAGTCCTATGTACGCGTCGAATCAGCGGTGCAGGGCCGACAGGTCGCCGTCGTGCGTACCCTGGACCGGCCCGACGACAAGCTTGTATCGCTGTTACTGCTGGCCGCGGCAGCCCGCGAAAGCGGCGCCGCCAGCGTCGGCCTGATTGCGCCATACCTCGCCTACAAGCGGCAGGACGTTCGCTTCCGCCCTGGCGAGACAGTGAGCGCGCGGCACCTCGCAGCCTGGCTATCGAGCGGTATCGACTGA
- a CDS encoding acyl carrier protein → MNVTQARALAAEVLAGIAPEADLATVREDEDLRAALDLDSMDFMNFVIGLSERTGRAIPEADTPRLYTLRGLLAYLGAL, encoded by the coding sequence ATGAACGTCACGCAAGCCCGCGCGCTGGCCGCCGAAGTGCTGGCCGGCATCGCGCCCGAAGCGGACCTCGCCACCGTCCGCGAGGACGAGGACCTGCGTGCGGCGCTGGACCTCGACTCCATGGACTTCATGAACTTCGTGATCGGCCTGAGCGAGCGCACGGGTCGCGCGATTCCCGAGGCGGACACGCCCCGTCTGTACACCTTGCGGGGCCTGCTCGCCTACCTGGGGGCGCTCTGA
- a CDS encoding ABC1 kinase family protein, which yields MSTTTQAIPDGDVGNGAATAELPRLLQILRALAGAGWTHYVERLRLRHAVFDAASETEKTSLRDAKRFREMLEGLGPAFVKFGQLLSLRRDMLPERCIDELQKLQDDVAIFSGHEARAIVERELAKPVVELFAEFDETPLAAASIGQVHTARLKDGTRVVVKVQRPGIEPVIHADVNIMRFLARRLELHVPESRRFGPSNLVEEFARLISDELDYHIEARNGDRLRENFKKDPDVFIPRIYWDLTSRRVLTMERSLGHKLAQQPPDLPGGRQVAEKLMRSFLKQVFEDGFFHGDPHPGNVFLLDDGRLCLHDFGIMGETSAHDQEVLGQLILAVSSADVAWMVDAYFEMGMAAEGVDRQAFTRDVTKALNAYYEAAGKGYSFGEIARQFAQLSQRHQIQLPRQFLLVSKAFMLIEAQALTMDPSFNALASLREYVPRLLRRHALQGLNLPLADFSRGFRTLRSLRHAVASLPDMLNRAVEVLSSGRATLHIEHDQLQGLEGHIDRASNRLSLSLIIASLVIGSSIVMTFHSGPHYWGIPLLGLAGFVVATVMGLAWAIAILRSGKL from the coding sequence TTGAGCACGACAACCCAGGCAATCCCAGACGGCGATGTAGGCAATGGCGCGGCTACCGCCGAACTGCCGCGATTGCTCCAGATCCTGCGCGCACTGGCCGGTGCGGGGTGGACACACTATGTGGAGCGGTTGCGTCTAAGACATGCGGTGTTCGACGCCGCCTCCGAAACCGAGAAGACGAGCCTGCGCGACGCGAAGCGGTTTCGTGAAATGCTGGAGGGGCTTGGTCCGGCATTCGTCAAATTCGGCCAGCTTCTGAGTTTGCGGCGGGACATGCTGCCTGAGCGCTGCATCGACGAACTGCAGAAGCTCCAGGACGACGTTGCGATATTTTCCGGCCATGAGGCGCGCGCCATCGTCGAACGCGAGCTGGCCAAGCCTGTCGTGGAGTTATTCGCCGAATTCGACGAGACGCCGCTTGCCGCCGCATCGATCGGCCAGGTTCATACCGCTCGTCTCAAGGACGGCACCAGGGTCGTGGTCAAGGTACAGCGCCCCGGCATCGAGCCTGTCATTCACGCCGATGTCAACATCATGCGCTTCTTGGCTCGCCGCCTTGAGTTGCACGTCCCGGAAAGCCGCCGGTTTGGTCCATCGAATCTGGTCGAAGAGTTCGCCCGGCTCATCAGCGACGAACTTGACTATCACATCGAGGCGCGCAACGGCGACCGTCTGCGCGAGAACTTCAAAAAAGACCCTGACGTATTTATTCCACGTATCTACTGGGATCTAACCAGCCGCCGCGTCCTGACGATGGAGCGCAGTCTCGGCCACAAGCTCGCGCAACAGCCCCCGGACTTGCCGGGCGGTCGGCAAGTCGCAGAAAAGCTGATGCGGTCATTCCTGAAGCAGGTCTTCGAGGACGGGTTCTTCCATGGCGATCCGCACCCTGGCAATGTGTTCCTGCTCGACGACGGCCGCCTGTGCTTGCACGACTTCGGCATCATGGGCGAGACCTCAGCGCACGATCAGGAGGTGCTCGGCCAGCTTATCCTGGCTGTCAGCTCGGCCGACGTTGCGTGGATGGTGGATGCTTATTTCGAGATGGGCATGGCTGCCGAGGGTGTCGACCGCCAGGCGTTTACCCGCGATGTCACCAAGGCGCTCAACGCGTATTACGAGGCGGCCGGAAAGGGCTATTCGTTTGGCGAGATCGCGCGGCAGTTCGCGCAACTGAGCCAGCGTCACCAGATCCAGCTGCCTCGCCAGTTCCTGCTGGTATCGAAAGCCTTCATGCTGATCGAGGCGCAAGCGCTGACGATGGACCCGAGCTTCAATGCGCTGGCTTCATTGCGCGAGTACGTGCCGCGCTTGCTTCGCCGCCACGCTTTGCAGGGTCTGAATCTTCCGCTTGCGGATTTCAGCCGCGGCTTTCGCACACTGCGCTCACTGCGCCACGCTGTGGCAAGCCTGCCCGACATGCTCAACCGCGCGGTCGAGGTCCTGAGCAGCGGAAGAGCGACGCTTCACATTGAACACGATCAATTGCAGGGCTTGGAAGGGCACATCGATCGGGCAAGCAACCGTTTGAGCCTGAGCTTGATCATCGCCAGCCTTGTCATTGGCTCGTCCATCGTCATGACGTTCCACAGCGGGCCGCATTACTGGGGGATTCCGCTCCTGGGACTTGCCGGCTTTGTGGTTGCGACCGTCATGGGGCTTGCGTGGGCCATCGCCATTCTGCGGTCCGGAAAACTGTAG
- a CDS encoding GYD domain-containing protein, with the protein MPLFLMQTGCPPTRSTSPNPCRPWSAMSRTASPSTAPGVKWIASYAVLGPCDYIDIFEAPDNAAATQVSILMRTYGCADSQVWPALEWSSFKRLLADLPEVPPASRP; encoded by the coding sequence ATGCCGCTGTTCCTGATGCAGACCGGGTGTCCTCCAACGCGCTCCACCAGCCCAAATCCCTGCAGACCCTGGAGCGCCATGTCGCGGACCGCATCGCCGAGCACTGCCCCTGGGGTGAAATGGATCGCCAGCTACGCTGTCCTCGGCCCGTGCGACTACATCGATATCTTCGAGGCACCCGACAACGCGGCCGCCACGCAGGTGTCGATACTGATGCGAACCTACGGTTGCGCGGATTCGCAAGTGTGGCCGGCCCTCGAGTGGTCCTCATTCAAGCGGCTGCTGGCGGACTTGCCGGAGGTGCCGCCCGCATCCCGGCCGTGA
- a CDS encoding CBS domain-containing protein, producing MYQRLTAGEICTRIVTIAYSSMRLAEAARLMSQQNVGCLVVVEEADPGRVVTGVLTDRDIVTSIVSKDLDPRVMTVAAAMSADAAVAREQDSVLDVLETMRRKRIRRMPVTTPQGVLVGIVTLDDLFEVLAEEMQALAGVVGSGRRREHTATA from the coding sequence GTGTACCAACGACTCACCGCGGGCGAGATCTGCACCCGCATCGTGACCATCGCATACAGCAGCATGCGCCTGGCCGAGGCAGCCCGGCTGATGAGCCAGCAGAACGTCGGCTGCCTGGTGGTGGTCGAAGAGGCCGATCCCGGTCGGGTCGTGACCGGCGTCCTGACCGACCGCGACATCGTCACTTCCATCGTCTCCAAGGATTTGGACCCCCGCGTCATGACGGTGGCCGCAGCGATGAGCGCCGATGCGGCGGTGGCCCGCGAACAGGACTCGGTGCTCGACGTGCTGGAGACGATGCGGCGCAAGCGCATCCGGCGCATGCCCGTGACGACGCCACAAGGTGTCCTGGTCGGCATTGTCACCCTGGACGACCTGTTCGAGGTGCTGGCTGAGGAGATGCAGGCACTGGCCGGGGTGGTCGGAAGCGGTCGCAGGCGGGAACACACCGCAACCGCCTAG
- a CDS encoding heavy metal-binding domain-containing protein, which yields MPSSSSARHDHSGHEHAHYASVAAANRAVNIHAAAPAADPSQVEYTCPMHPQVRQMGPGHCPICGMALEPVLATAQAGPATGSNAVCHCSRWTPKPAGN from the coding sequence ATGCCCTCATCGAGCTCTGCGCGCCACGACCATTCGGGGCACGAGCACGCTCACTATGCCTCCGTGGCTGCCGCCAACCGAGCCGTGAATATTCATGCGGCGGCGCCCGCGGCCGACCCAAGCCAGGTCGAGTACACCTGCCCGATGCACCCGCAGGTGCGGCAGATGGGGCCCGGCCACTGCCCCATCTGCGGCATGGCACTGGAGCCGGTGCTGGCGACGGCCCAGGCAGGGCCGGCGACCGGGTCGAACGCGGTATGCCACTGTTCACGTTGGACGCCGAAGCCCGCGGGGAACTGA
- a CDS encoding phosphoribosyltransferase family protein produces the protein MATWIRSNVTRPLLVGPDEESGQWVADVARRTEARSVMLRKMHKGDREVDVSVPDVEHWRTHTPVLVDDIVSTSRTMIETIDHLRRAGLDKPVCIAVHAVFSGNAAQVLTAAGGAAS, from the coding sequence TTGGCCACGTGGATTCGCTCCAATGTCACCCGTCCGCTGCTGGTGGGCCCGGACGAAGAGAGCGGACAGTGGGTAGCCGACGTCGCCCGCCGCACCGAGGCCCGCTCGGTGATGCTTCGTAAGATGCACAAGGGCGACCGCGAGGTCGACGTCTCGGTGCCCGATGTTGAACATTGGCGCACGCACACGCCAGTACTGGTCGACGACATCGTATCCACCAGCCGCACAATGATCGAAACCATCGACCACCTGCGTCGCGCGGGCTTGGACAAGCCGGTGTGTATCGCGGTTCACGCCGTCTTCTCGGGCAACGCAGCGCAGGTCCTCACGGCGGCTGGAGGCGCTGCATCGTAA
- a CDS encoding DUF2933 domain-containing protein — translation MLVAGAVGVYYLLTGHLTHVRQAIPYLILLACPLMHLFGHHHGGGHGSHQQADEKDKKD, via the coding sequence ATGCTCGTGGCTGGTGCGGTCGGCGTCTATTACTTGCTCACCGGGCACCTCACCCACGTCAGGCAAGCGATTCCCTACCTCATTCTCTTGGCATGCCCGCTGATGCATCTGTTCGGCCATCACCATGGCGGCGGTCACGGCAGTCACCAGCAAGCCGACGAGAAAGACAAGAAGGATTGA